The region GATAGGCGGAGACGTCCTCTATCTGTTGCTCGCCAAGCCGCCTAGCGATCGTCGCCATGATCCTGCCATAGGCGGTTCCGGCGCGGCCTCCCCGTTGCCACAGGCGCAATTGCTCGGCGATATAGTCGGCATGCTGGCCCGCGAGCGCAGGGAAGTGAGGCGACTGCCGTCCGGAATGACAGCTCAAACAGGCCGGAACCTTCTCTTCGGGAATGCCGCGAGTTGCTATCGCTTCTCCGCGCCTGAGCTGCTCAGGATCGTGCGCGGCGGATGGCTTATCTGCAACCGGCGCAAGTGCGGAATAGTAGGCCGCCAGGTCCCGCATCTTTCCGTCCTCCAGCAGATATGCGACAGGTTGCATCGCGCCGCTTGTCCGAGTTCGCTGCGCATATTCCCGAAGACTGCGCAGGAGATATGCCTCCGGCTGTCCTGCCAGCCGGGGAATGCGGTCGCCATTGGTGGGGATGCCCTCGCTTTCGTGACAGCGCGCGCAGCGGGTAAAGACGCGGCTGCCCGCCAATCCGTCACGCCCTTCGTCGCCGGCGCCGCGGGTGAGCCCTGCAAGGCCGGAGTAATCGCCGGTCCGTTCTAGCGGATGGGTGAGGAAGGCTGTCAGCGCCCAAACCTCGTCGTCCCGCTTCGTATCGGGCCAGGCGGGCATTCCCGTATATTTGAGGCCATGCTTGACGATCCAGAAGATCTCCTCCGGCGAGCGCCGAGCAATCGTTACTGTCAGATCGGGAGGCGAGGGCAGCATGCCGCTGACGATGGGGTTGATCAACTCTCCGGGCCGACCGTGACAGGACACGCAGCCCCCTTCATAGTGGGAGGCGCCGAGGCGGATCATTCCTTCGTCATCGAGCGGCGGGGCCTCGATCCAAGAACTGTGGGTGGCTATCGACTGTTCCCGGACTTTCTCAAAAAGCCACGTTGTGACGCTCAGATGATCAGTTGAGGCTGCAACGTTGTAGATACCGGACCACACGAACAGCGCGCCGGTGAGCATCAGGCCGCCGGCGGCTACCCCGAACGCCATCGCAACCGTCCGCCACGTCAGGTTTTTCAGCTCCACGCTTCTTCACCCGTGTTCGGCCGCGTTGGTGCCGGATTCGCTGCTTCTGCATCCATCGCGAGCAGCCATCGCCCCGCTAGGGCGATACCCGCCAAGACATAGGTTGCCGGACAGGCGGCCAGCATGATCAGCCCTGCTAATTGTTGATCGGCCAGTGTCGTGTCGAAGACCGAGGCGCCATGGCCCGCGTGTGATCCGGCAATGCCCGAATAGAGCGCTCTTGGCGAAAAGACGAAAAGCACGGCCAGCAGACAATAAAGCTTACTGGTGACGAGGAGGGCGACGATCGGCTTCCAGCGGCGATCTGCATCGAAACGGAGGACCGCCCACCAGAAGAGGAAGGCACTGAGGAGGAGACTAGCATACATCAGCAAGTGAACCGGCTGGGAGGTCAGCGCTCTGTTGAGGAGAGGTGGTGCGTGCCAAGCCCAAAGTACGATCAGCTGCGCGATCGTTGCGAGTTGCAGCATACCTGGAGCGGGTTCTGGTCGTTCGCGCCAGGTATGGGATAGACACATCGCGGCAAGTGGCGCGACCAGGTTCATGAGCAGGATGTGCAGGACCATGTGGCTCGCTAACGGTCCCATCAGTTCGCCCCTCCTGTCCCGCCGACCGTGAGCAAGATGCCGAAAGGGACTATGGTGGCCGCGAGCACTCGCGCCAGCGAGAACGCAAGCGAACCATGCCCTGCTCCGGCCATGCCAGCCCTCCATATTCTGCTGCCCTAAGAACGTGAAACAGCCTGGAAGGACCATGGTTCCCCTGGCCGCTGATGTGTTTTTGATGCGGGGCTTACCTCAGTGCTCGGCCATTTATTTGCCGCTTGGACATTGACGGTGCGTTGCACCTGTAGTGCCGCGCATCTGTTCAGACGCACAAAGATCGCGTAGCACTATGAATTGCTGCATGTTTCCGTAGATCGGCGCCGATCTAAGGAAACAGTAGCCTAATGCGCCGATCTCGTCCGCATTGGCTCGCTATTCTGCCTCGAGAAAAGCCCGGGCGAATCCGTCCTCCGCCACTTGGATTGTGCCGTCGGGCAGCTTCAAAAGCCGGTCGATTGCAACGCCGTAAAGCCGCAGCCGGTCGTCAAGCAAGCGCGCAGCTTCGTCGACATTCCCCTGTTCGGTTTGGCGCAGAGCCTGATGCATGACCTCACGAAACGTCAGACGAAGCTGCAGCAGCATGTCGGCGAAAGCGTTTGGATCCGGAACGTCGAAGATTCCTTCCTCCCCTCCCCTCTCGAGGATGGCAGAGATGAGGGGAGCAGCGATTTCTCTAACCGTTTGATCGATCTTGTGAAAGAGCACGACGTTCTCGGGCCTGAACAGGACGTCGAATGTACCGTGCAACTGCGGCGCCAACTCGACGTTCAGTCGCCGCGAGCCGGCCATGAGAGCGTTGAGCCGGTCAACCGCATCGAGCGAGGGATCGTCGAGCACTGGCTGCAACTCGGCAAGGCTGTCGCGTGCGAGGCGCGCCGCGAGCGCCTCGAGCAGCGACTCCTTCGACGCAAAGTAGTGGTAGAACGCCCCCTTCGACACGCCGGCCTCACGAATGATGTCGTTCACCGTCGTGTTGTCGTAGCCATTGGCAAAAAACAGCCGCTGGGCGCAATCGAGAAGCTCGGCGGATCGTGTTTCGGGCGATTTTATCACTCGGGCCAACGCTATTTCCCCAGATGGCAGCGGACGATTATTGGAAGCACTACGCGCGAGCAAACCAGCTCGTCGTCGTTGGAGTTATAATAGACCGACGGTCGGTCTAATGCTATAGGTCTTCTCAACGATAACCGTTCAGGAGTGTTTCGTGCGGTCGATGCGCTGGATTGTGGGCACCCTCGGCCTTGCGGTGGTAGCCGGTTCGGCAGCCTGGTACATATGGCGGCCGACGACGGTCTCGGTCATCGCCCCATGGCGCGGCGATGCAGCGGAGATCGTCTATGCGAGCGGCACGGTCGAGCCGCGCACCTGGGCCAAGGTGGCTCCTGTGGTCCGCGACAGGATCGCGGAACAGTGCGACTGCGAAGGGTCGCGGGTCGCACGAGGCGACGTGCTTGCTAGGCTTGACGACAGCGAGGCGCGCGCCTCGCTCGGCGAGCTCGAAGCGCGGCTTGCCCTTGCGCAAGAAGAGTTCCGGCGCCTTTCCGTGCTCGCGGAAAGAAACGTGACGAGCCAGCAGGCGGTCGATCGCGCTCGCACCGACCTCTTGCAGATCGAAGCATTGGTCGCCGGGCAAAAGGCGCGACTCGAAACCTACGTGTTGCGAGCGCCGAGCCCCGGCGTTGTGCTCAGGCAGGACGGCGAGGTGGGCGAGGTCGCCGAGCTCGGGACGGTGCTATTCTGGGTCGGCGAGCCGAGGCCACTCCTTGTCGTCGCCGAGGTCAACGAGGAGGATATCCCGCGGGTCGAGGTTGGTCAGCGTGCGCTACTCAGGGCCGACGCTTTCCCAGGTGAAGAGCTCGACGCGGTGGTCGACAGCATCACGCCCAAGGGCGACTCCGTAACGAAGACCTACCGCGTCCGCTTGCGCCTGCCCGACGACACGCCGCTTAGAATCGGCATGTCGACCGACGTGAACATCGTGACACGCGTCTCGAAGAATGCGCTCCTGATATCGTCGGTCGCGATTGAAGGGAACGAGGTGTTCGTGGTCGAAGGGGGGACGGCACGGCGGCGCGAAATCCGCATCGGAATTCGCGGCGCCAACGGCGTCGAAGTGCTGGCCGGGATTGACGAGAACGCCCGCATCGTCTCACCCTATCCTCCCCTCGCCGACGGCGCACGCGTGACCATTGCCGCCGCCCAAGAGGAATGAGAAAGATGCCCCTCATCTTCGATATCGCAGCCACGCACATTGCCGGCCGCGGACGCCAGATGCTCGTTGCGGTGTTCGGGGTCGCGGTCGGGGTCGGCTTCTCCATCGCCATGGCGGCACTGATGCAAGGCGGGCAGGACGATTTCGTCAGGCAACTGGTCGACACGATGCCGCATGTCGATATCACCGACGAGCGACGCACGGCCCGGCGCCAACCGGCGGAGGACGCCTTTGCGGCCGTTGTGATCTCGGGTCTGAGACCGCGCGACGACCGGCGCGGGATTATCAACCCCACCGCGGCAACCTCCTGGCTCGAAAGCTGGATCCCAGGACGTTTCGCGCCAAGCCTCAAGGCGCAAGGTGTCATTCGCTACTCCAGCCGCGAAGTGGGTGCAGCAATCATCGGGGTTGACCCCGAGCGCGAACTTGGCGTGTCGCCAATCGCCGAGGACTTCGTCGAAGGCAGCTTCGCGGCGCTTGCCGCGGGCGGCAACAATGTCCTCATCGGCGACACTATGGCGACACGGCTCGGCGCGGGGCTGGGCGACACGATTACGGCCGTGTCTTCGGAAGGACTGACGCGCAACTTCAAGATTGCCGGCCTGTTTCACACCGGCACCACCGCGCGCGACGAGGGCGAGGCCTATGTGCTTTTGAAGAATGCGCAGGTCCTCTCTAGCCGGCCGAATGCCATCAACGAGATCCGCATCAAGCTCGAGGATCCGAACCGTGCTCCGTCG is a window of Sinorhizobium numidicum DNA encoding:
- a CDS encoding c-type cytochrome; this translates as MELKNLTWRTVAMAFGVAAGGLMLTGALFVWSGIYNVAASTDHLSVTTWLFEKVREQSIATHSSWIEAPPLDDEGMIRLGASHYEGGCVSCHGRPGELINPIVSGMLPSPPDLTVTIARRSPEEIFWIVKHGLKYTGMPAWPDTKRDDEVWALTAFLTHPLERTGDYSGLAGLTRGAGDEGRDGLAGSRVFTRCARCHESEGIPTNGDRIPRLAGQPEAYLLRSLREYAQRTRTSGAMQPVAYLLEDGKMRDLAAYYSALAPVADKPSAAHDPEQLRRGEAIATRGIPEEKVPACLSCHSGRQSPHFPALAGQHADYIAEQLRLWQRGGRAGTAYGRIMATIARRLGEQQIEDVSAYLASRPAVRAATLPVAEASQ
- a CDS encoding cytochrome c oxidase assembly protein, with amino-acid sequence MGPLASHMVLHILLMNLVAPLAAMCLSHTWRERPEPAPGMLQLATIAQLIVLWAWHAPPLLNRALTSQPVHLLMYASLLLSAFLFWWAVLRFDADRRWKPIVALLVTSKLYCLLAVLFVFSPRALYSGIAGSHAGHGASVFDTTLADQQLAGLIMLAACPATYVLAGIALAGRWLLAMDAEAANPAPTRPNTGEEAWS
- a CDS encoding TetR/AcrR family transcriptional regulator; translation: MIKSPETRSAELLDCAQRLFFANGYDNTTVNDIIREAGVSKGAFYHYFASKESLLEALAARLARDSLAELQPVLDDPSLDAVDRLNALMAGSRRLNVELAPQLHGTFDVLFRPENVVLFHKIDQTVREIAAPLISAILERGGEEGIFDVPDPNAFADMLLQLRLTFREVMHQALRQTEQGNVDEAARLLDDRLRLYGVAIDRLLKLPDGTIQVAEDGFARAFLEAE
- a CDS encoding efflux RND transporter periplasmic adaptor subunit, translating into MRWIVGTLGLAVVAGSAAWYIWRPTTVSVIAPWRGDAAEIVYASGTVEPRTWAKVAPVVRDRIAEQCDCEGSRVARGDVLARLDDSEARASLGELEARLALAQEEFRRLSVLAERNVTSQQAVDRARTDLLQIEALVAGQKARLETYVLRAPSPGVVLRQDGEVGEVAELGTVLFWVGEPRPLLVVAEVNEEDIPRVEVGQRALLRADAFPGEELDAVVDSITPKGDSVTKTYRVRLRLPDDTPLRIGMSTDVNIVTRVSKNALLISSVAIEGNEVFVVEGGTARRREIRIGIRGANGVEVLAGIDENARIVSPYPPLADGARVTIAAAQEE
- a CDS encoding ABC transporter permease: MPLIFDIAATHIAGRGRQMLVAVFGVAVGVGFSIAMAALMQGGQDDFVRQLVDTMPHVDITDERRTARRQPAEDAFAAVVISGLRPRDDRRGIINPTAATSWLESWIPGRFAPSLKAQGVIRYSSREVGAAIIGVDPERELGVSPIAEDFVEGSFAALAAGGNNVLIGDTMATRLGAGLGDTITAVSSEGLTRNFKIAGLFHTGTTARDEGEAYVLLKNAQVLSSRPNAINEIRIKLEDPNRAPSVARRAEAELGYKAVAWQEANESILEALVVRNVIMYTVVGAIMLVAGFGIYNIISTITHEKARDIAIMKSLGFREADMRRLFLLEGVAIGAAGSALGWLLGSSMTYALSLVRFEIAATGQEMTHLPIAWSVLHYIIASTFALGSAAVAGYLPARRAARLNPVEIIRGAS